From one Pontibacillus sp. HMF3514 genomic stretch:
- a CDS encoding DUF2768 domain-containing protein — protein sequence MSESMLNMYISFAGMIFMFLAIGLIMLSRLKLKGVISVIVAILAYIFMILAGIIIFYIVLSGPTS from the coding sequence ATGTCTGAATCGATGTTAAACATGTATATCTCTTTTGCAGGAATGATTTTTATGTTTTTAGCGATCGGCTTAATTATGCTTAGTCGTCTTAAGTTAAAAGGCGTAATCAGTGTCATTGTTGCTATATTGGCGTACATATTTATGATTCTTGCTGGAATTATTATCTTTTATATTGTCTTAAGCGGTCCAACATCGTAA
- a CDS encoding stage VI sporulation protein F: MSGFQKKAFDHLQKKANLSPDEIMKVADSVKHANFQDEKTVRNLVKQLSKMAGKPVSKEKEDKIVKAITENNMDMNQLNQMFKK; the protein is encoded by the coding sequence GTGAGCGGATTTCAAAAGAAGGCTTTTGATCATCTACAGAAAAAAGCAAATCTTTCACCAGATGAAATCATGAAAGTGGCGGATTCTGTTAAGCATGCAAATTTTCAAGATGAAAAAACTGTACGTAATCTTGTAAAACAACTTTCTAAAATGGCTGGTAAGCCCGTTTCGAAAGAAAAAGAAGATAAAATTGTTAAAGCTATTACAGAAAACAATATGGATATGAATCAGTTAAATCAAATGTTTAAAAAATAG
- the spoIVA gene encoding stage IV sporulation protein A → MERVDIFKDISKRTDGDIYLGVVGAVRTGKSTFIKKFMETVVLPNIQDEGERARAQDELPQSAAGRTIMTTEPKFVPNQAVEVHVDEGLDVNFRVVDCVGYTVEGAKGYEDEDGPRMINTPWYEEPIPFHDAAEIGTRKVITEHSTIGVVVTTDGTIGEIPREDYVEAEERVVEELKEVGKPYIMIVNSVKPHSQETEMLRQELQEKYDIPVLAMSVESMREDDVYNVLREALYEFPVLEVNVNLPSWVMVLNEDHWLRKNYQDAIQQTVQDIKRLRDVDRVVNQFGDYDYIDTAQLSGMEMGDGVAEIDLQAPDHLYDQVLKEIVGEEIRGKDHLLQLMQDFAHAKREYDQVADALTMVKQTGYGIASPSVHEMSLEEPEIIRQGSRFGVRLKAVAPSIHMVKVDVESEFAPIIGTEKQSEELVRYLMQDFEEDPLSIWNSDIFGRSLNSIVREGINAKLSLMPENAQYKLQETLQRIINEGNGGLIAIIL, encoded by the coding sequence TTGGAAAGAGTTGATATTTTCAAAGATATCTCAAAACGAACTGATGGAGATATTTATTTAGGAGTAGTCGGTGCGGTTCGAACAGGTAAATCTACATTTATTAAGAAGTTTATGGAGACAGTCGTACTACCAAACATTCAAGATGAGGGTGAACGTGCCCGTGCTCAAGACGAGCTTCCTCAAAGTGCAGCAGGTAGAACAATTATGACCACAGAGCCAAAATTTGTACCAAATCAAGCTGTCGAAGTACATGTAGATGAAGGATTGGACGTTAACTTTAGAGTTGTTGATTGTGTGGGTTATACCGTAGAAGGTGCAAAGGGGTATGAGGATGAAGATGGCCCTCGAATGATTAACACACCTTGGTATGAAGAACCAATTCCATTTCATGATGCAGCGGAAATCGGCACCCGTAAAGTAATTACAGAGCATTCAACAATTGGCGTTGTTGTAACAACAGATGGAACAATTGGAGAGATTCCACGTGAAGATTATGTAGAAGCTGAAGAACGAGTGGTAGAAGAACTGAAGGAAGTCGGAAAACCTTATATCATGATTGTTAACTCTGTTAAACCACATAGCCAAGAAACAGAAATGCTACGTCAAGAACTTCAGGAAAAATATGATATTCCTGTGCTTGCTATGAGTGTTGAAAGCATGAGAGAAGATGATGTGTATAACGTTCTACGTGAAGCATTATATGAATTCCCAGTGCTTGAAGTGAATGTTAATCTACCAAGCTGGGTAATGGTTTTAAACGAAGACCACTGGCTTAGAAAGAATTATCAGGATGCTATTCAACAGACTGTACAGGATATTAAACGCTTGAGAGATGTAGATAGAGTTGTAAACCAATTCGGTGATTACGATTATATTGACACGGCTCAACTTTCTGGTATGGAAATGGGTGATGGGGTAGCTGAGATAGACCTTCAAGCACCTGACCATTTATATGATCAAGTGTTAAAAGAAATTGTTGGCGAAGAAATTAGAGGTAAAGATCATTTGCTTCAGCTAATGCAAGATTTTGCACATGCAAAACGTGAGTATGATCAGGTTGCAGATGCATTAACTATGGTTAAACAAACAGGATATGGCATAGCTTCTCCTTCTGTTCATGAAATGTCTTTAGAGGAGCCTGAGATTATTCGTCAGGGGTCCAGATTTGGTGTAAGGTTAAAAGCTGTTGCCCCATCAATCCATATGGTTAAAGTGGATGTAGAGTCAGAGTTTGCTCCAATTATCGGCACAGAAAAACAAAGTGAAGAGCTAGTTCGTTATCTGATGCAAGATTTCGAGGAAGATCCACTGTCCATTTGGAATTCAGATATCTTCGGACGCTCTTTAAACTCCATCGTACGAGAAGGAATCAATGCAAAGCTATCTCTAATGCCAGAGAACGCTCAGTATAAATTACAAGAAACTCTACAGAGAATTATCAATGAAGGAAATGGCGGATTAATCGCAATTATATTATAA